One part of the Rattus rattus isolate New Zealand chromosome 14, Rrattus_CSIRO_v1, whole genome shotgun sequence genome encodes these proteins:
- the Mxd3 gene encoding max dimerization protein 3, which yields MEPVASNIQVLLQAAEFLERREREAEHGYASLCPHHSPGAVCRRRKAPLQAPGALNSGRHVHNELEKRRRAQLKRCLEQLRQQMPLGVDRTRYTTLSLLRRARMHIQKLEEQEQQAQRLKEKLRSRQQSLQQQLEQLQGLLGVRERDRLRADSLDSSGLSSERFDSDQEDLEVDVESLVFGTETELLQSFSAGQEHSYSHSTGTWL from the exons ATGGAACCCGTGGCTAGCAACATCCAGGTTCTGCTGCAGGCAGCGGAGTTCCTGGAGAGGCGCGAGAGAG AGGCGGAGCACGGTTATGCGTCCCTGTGTCCACACCACAGTCCCGGGGCCGtatgcaggaggaggaaggcacCCCTGCAAGCTCCTGGCGCGCTCAACAGTGGGCG GCATGTGCACAATGAGCTGGAGAAACGGAG GAGAGCCCAGCTGAAGCGGTGCTTAGAGCAACTGAGGCAGCAGATGCCCTTGGGAGTTGACCGTACCCGATATACTACACTGAGCCTGCTGCGCAGGGCCAGGATGCACATCCAG AAgctggaggagcaggagcagcaggcccAGCGGCTCAAGGAGAAGCTTCGGAGCAGACAGCAGAGCCTGCAGCAGCAGTTGGAGCAGCTCCAGGGGCTGCTGGGAGTGAGAGAGCGGGACCGGCTGAGAGCTGACAGCCTCGATTCTTCAGGCCTGTCCTCTGAGCGCTTTGACTCGGACCAAG aggatctggaggTGGATGTGGAAAGCCTGGTGTTTGGGACTGAGACGGAACTCCTACAGAGCTTCAGCGCTGGGCAGGAGCACAGCTACTCACACAGCACTGGCACCTGGCTATGA